A single Silvibacterium dinghuense DNA region contains:
- a CDS encoding glycosyltransferase family 2 protein has protein sequence MNIFFLLIAVVLITATLPLVLELLIVTSALFVPRRRTKLPPTQKLRRLTIVVPAHNEDLLVARCVTSLRASAGQAAQILVVAHNCTDTTAELAREAGAEVLVFDDPAARGKGHALRVGFAAALAAGADALAVVDADSTVSANFVPMIHQALSEGADALQCRYEMKSLSDKGNSGLASLAFRGFTFIRPMGRDRLGFSAGILGNGFALTAKTLREVPYEAFSLVEDLEYHLHLLLAHKRVRFIEYAVVSAELPVARTAEVSQRARWEGGRIRVAKMWTGPLLREILRGRLSMIEPLMDITGMPLAFGVSALIMVSILPLPVARIYGLFSLALVLTHVLLAAWAGPHFFRTLRLLAMAPFYILWKFRLVPRLIRASHSEAAWIRTSR, from the coding sequence ATGAATATCTTCTTTCTTCTTATCGCTGTTGTACTGATAACAGCGACTCTGCCTTTGGTCTTAGAGCTGCTTATCGTCACTTCGGCGCTGTTCGTACCCCGGCGCCGGACCAAGCTGCCTCCAACCCAGAAACTGCGCCGGCTGACCATCGTCGTTCCGGCACACAATGAAGATCTGCTGGTTGCCCGCTGCGTCACCAGCCTCCGGGCCTCGGCCGGACAGGCTGCACAAATCCTGGTCGTGGCGCACAACTGCACTGATACAACCGCGGAGCTGGCTCGCGAAGCCGGAGCAGAAGTGCTGGTCTTCGACGATCCCGCAGCACGCGGCAAGGGTCATGCCCTGCGCGTCGGCTTTGCCGCGGCACTCGCAGCAGGCGCCGACGCGCTGGCCGTAGTCGATGCCGACTCGACGGTCTCGGCAAATTTTGTGCCCATGATTCACCAGGCGCTCAGTGAAGGGGCCGATGCTCTCCAGTGCCGGTATGAGATGAAGAGCCTCAGCGACAAGGGCAACTCCGGGCTGGCCTCACTGGCCTTCCGCGGCTTTACCTTTATCCGCCCCATGGGTCGCGACCGCCTGGGCTTTTCCGCCGGAATCCTCGGCAATGGCTTCGCACTCACGGCGAAGACGCTGCGCGAGGTTCCGTATGAAGCCTTCTCGCTGGTGGAAGACCTGGAGTATCACCTGCACCTGCTGCTGGCACACAAGCGTGTCCGCTTCATCGAATACGCCGTGGTCTCGGCCGAGCTGCCGGTAGCCCGCACCGCCGAAGTCTCGCAGCGGGCGCGCTGGGAGGGCGGACGCATCCGGGTGGCGAAGATGTGGACCGGGCCGCTGCTGCGGGAGATCCTGCGCGGACGCCTCTCGATGATCGAGCCGCTGATGGACATTACCGGAATGCCGCTGGCCTTCGGCGTCTCAGCGCTGATCATGGTCAGCATCCTCCCCCTGCCTGTAGCACGCATTTATGGACTGTTTTCGCTGGCGCTGGTGCTGACCCATGTGCTGCTGGCCGCATGGGCCGGACCGCATTTTTTCCGTACCCTGCGCCTGCTGGCGATGGCCCCCTTTTACATTCTCTGGAAGTTCCGGCTGGTCCCCCGCCTGATCCGCGCTTCGCATTCGGAAGCGGCCTGGATTCGCACCAGCCGCTAA
- a CDS encoding polysaccharide biosynthesis/export family protein, with the protein MTYRSLAISSLLFALPVTFSCAAWAQQTAAPVQQAAVSAPAPAAADQPADPQLKLSPTKALEQFEPAADAEYQLGPGDEISIEVPGHADLSGKYIVGPDGRITLPVAGTVEVNDKTRQGASAAIRDALTPYYTDVTVTTSIDKYGSNHVTVLGNVKNPGMISFDDTPTLMGAISKAGLSANPTSKDGIPDTCVIYRGNNTRMDVDLRQLIESGSTLANMRLRRNDIVFVPAQKQEVISVMGEVNHPGPVTITPDLTLHLALAEAGGLTHDAGKNIYVVQASTGKTVMISYKDMMAPNGDKEIALHAGDSIYVKPSGLSKMGTVVQKLGPAATLIELGAIL; encoded by the coding sequence GTGACCTATCGATCTCTTGCCATTTCGTCTCTACTGTTCGCGCTGCCGGTGACCTTTTCCTGCGCAGCGTGGGCACAACAAACAGCCGCACCAGTACAGCAGGCAGCCGTGTCCGCTCCAGCTCCCGCAGCAGCCGACCAGCCGGCCGATCCACAGCTCAAGCTGAGCCCCACGAAAGCGCTCGAACAGTTCGAGCCTGCGGCGGATGCTGAGTACCAGCTGGGTCCTGGCGACGAGATCAGCATCGAGGTTCCGGGCCATGCGGATCTTAGCGGCAAGTACATCGTCGGCCCTGACGGCCGCATTACGCTGCCCGTCGCCGGCACGGTGGAAGTGAATGACAAGACACGTCAGGGAGCGAGCGCGGCCATCCGCGATGCCCTCACTCCGTATTACACCGATGTGACGGTCACGACCTCCATCGACAAGTACGGCTCGAACCATGTCACCGTACTCGGCAATGTGAAGAATCCGGGAATGATTTCCTTTGATGACACACCGACACTGATGGGCGCGATCTCGAAGGCCGGACTTTCGGCAAACCCCACCAGCAAGGACGGCATTCCTGATACCTGCGTCATCTATCGCGGCAACAACACCCGGATGGATGTCGATCTCCGCCAGTTGATCGAAAGCGGGAGCACGCTGGCAAATATGCGCCTGCGCCGCAATGACATCGTCTTTGTACCCGCCCAGAAGCAGGAGGTCATCTCGGTGATGGGCGAGGTCAACCATCCAGGCCCGGTCACCATTACCCCCGACCTGACCCTGCACCTGGCCCTGGCTGAGGCCGGCGGACTGACCCACGACGCGGGCAAGAATATCTACGTAGTCCAGGCATCGACCGGCAAAACCGTCATGATCTCGTACAAGGATATGATGGCTCCCAACGGAGACAAGGAGATCGCCCTGCACGCCGGCGATAGCATCTATGTGAAGCCCAGCGGCCTTTCGAAGATGGGCACGGTGGTCCAGAAGCTCGGCCCGGCCGCGACCCTGATTGAACTTGGCGCCATCCTTTAG
- a CDS encoding GumC family protein, whose protein sequence is MYITPVNPAEPRSAPVAPQQPLRPASKGPMLRINVLRSLRLHPVTASVVALLTLGLGLAFLLRGRPMYEVSSVLYVSPTFPATLHTDQEQQYSYDSYIQEKVQAIYNYSVLAQAINTLPIGTWRQPGETEQSAVERLQHILEAKRIGESYEIGVTLDGYNPKHLAEVVNAVGNAFTETSKNEQFYGRDERLATLRETRSQIRKDLDAKLQEQASITSSLGMANTGQGANPYDSQISARLSTLVTARDNRIAAQAQLSALENGDSSAPNATLDAAADDLIQSDPGLTSLKSTLAQKRAALIDKLAGETPLNPDRKATEAQLAQINQSLQNMQNQLRQQAAQHLRQKAAAEVARTTEIETKLMSDMQSATNAASSAAPKLQRAQELGTEITSLQARYTEVDNRIGDLELESTSPGPVHVFEPALPPLGPMPSKKKKMLPVLFPAAILLGVLTAVLCDLLDPHVYNGGDLESTLGFAPIGMLLNDSDVTQRVYDECVLRLAAGIDHSIRSAGARTFVFTGVNSGVGTTSIVENLGSALARLGRKTISIDASGHTAPVAYVTLGRGASSSSTTAPADAETPGSVDGKIQTSRLWNELVPSQAAPLSGYVVQAFQDLSKEYEVILIDAAPILLSAESEYLARCADVTILVSEAGRTTRRRIHRAARLMERLDVGGAAAVINKVRLVRLEDNIREDLKESETRIQEAGQRWRPQRVSPATPMGGFEPASTASSREETVGFSSESN, encoded by the coding sequence ATGTACATCACCCCGGTCAATCCTGCCGAACCCCGCAGCGCCCCGGTTGCTCCCCAGCAGCCGCTTCGCCCTGCCTCCAAAGGCCCCATGTTGCGCATCAATGTCCTGCGCAGCCTGCGCCTGCATCCAGTCACGGCTTCGGTCGTGGCGCTGCTTACTCTGGGGCTCGGGCTGGCCTTTCTGCTGCGCGGCAGGCCGATGTACGAAGTATCGAGCGTGCTCTACGTCTCGCCCACCTTTCCTGCCACGCTGCATACCGACCAGGAGCAGCAGTATTCCTATGACTCCTATATCCAGGAGAAGGTACAGGCGATCTACAACTACAGCGTGCTCGCCCAGGCCATCAATACCCTGCCGATCGGCACCTGGAGACAGCCCGGTGAGACCGAGCAGTCGGCTGTAGAGCGCCTGCAGCATATCCTCGAAGCCAAGCGCATCGGGGAGTCCTACGAAATCGGGGTCACGCTCGACGGCTATAACCCGAAGCATCTTGCCGAGGTCGTCAACGCGGTCGGAAACGCCTTTACCGAGACCAGCAAGAACGAGCAGTTTTACGGCCGCGACGAACGCCTGGCCACGCTGCGCGAAACCCGCAGCCAGATCCGGAAAGATCTGGATGCGAAACTCCAGGAACAGGCTTCGATCACCAGTTCGCTGGGCATGGCGAATACCGGCCAGGGTGCGAATCCATACGACAGCCAGATCAGCGCACGGCTCAGCACGCTGGTCACGGCGCGCGACAACCGTATTGCCGCCCAGGCCCAGCTCAGCGCCCTTGAAAATGGGGACAGCAGCGCACCGAACGCGACCCTCGATGCCGCTGCGGACGATCTGATCCAGAGTGACCCGGGACTGACATCGCTCAAGAGCACCCTGGCGCAGAAGCGCGCCGCGCTGATCGACAAGCTGGCCGGTGAGACGCCGCTGAACCCCGACCGCAAAGCCACCGAGGCGCAGCTGGCGCAGATTAACCAATCGCTCCAGAACATGCAAAACCAGCTGCGCCAGCAGGCCGCCCAGCACCTGCGCCAGAAGGCCGCCGCAGAAGTCGCGCGCACCACCGAGATCGAAACCAAGCTGATGAGCGACATGCAGAGCGCCACCAACGCGGCCAGCTCCGCGGCGCCGAAGCTGCAGCGCGCCCAGGAGCTCGGCACCGAGATCACCAGCCTGCAGGCCCGCTATACCGAGGTCGACAACCGCATCGGAGACTTGGAGCTGGAGAGCACCTCCCCGGGACCGGTCCATGTCTTCGAACCCGCACTGCCGCCCCTCGGCCCAATGCCGAGCAAGAAGAAGAAGATGCTGCCGGTTCTCTTCCCGGCGGCCATCCTGCTCGGAGTGCTGACGGCAGTCCTCTGCGATCTCCTCGATCCGCATGTCTATAACGGCGGCGATCTCGAGAGCACGCTCGGCTTCGCTCCTATCGGCATGCTGCTGAATGACAGCGATGTGACTCAGAGAGTCTATGACGAATGTGTTCTGCGTCTGGCCGCGGGCATCGACCACTCGATCCGCTCGGCCGGAGCTCGCACCTTTGTCTTCACCGGGGTGAACTCCGGCGTCGGCACCACTTCGATCGTCGAGAACCTGGGCAGCGCGCTCGCGCGGCTGGGACGCAAGACGATCTCCATCGATGCCTCCGGTCACACTGCGCCGGTAGCCTATGTCACACTCGGACGCGGTGCCAGCTCTTCCTCGACAACGGCCCCTGCGGATGCCGAGACTCCTGGCAGCGTCGATGGCAAGATACAAACCTCACGGCTATGGAATGAGCTGGTGCCCAGCCAGGCGGCGCCGCTTTCCGGCTACGTAGTCCAGGCGTTCCAGGATCTTTCGAAGGAATACGAGGTCATCCTGATCGACGCCGCTCCAATTCTTCTTTCCGCGGAGAGCGAGTATCTTGCCCGCTGCGCCGATGTGACCATCCTGGTCTCGGAGGCTGGACGCACCACGCGCCGCCGTATCCACCGCGCCGCACGCTTGATGGAGAGGCTGGATGTGGGCGGTGCTGCGGCCGTCATCAATAAGGTGCGCCTGGTGCGCCTCGAAGACAACATCCGGGAAGACCTGAAGGAATCCGAAACCCGCATTCAGGAGGCCGGCCAACGCTGGCGTCCGCAGCGGGTATCTCCTGCGACGCCGATGGGCGGCTTCGAGCCGGCCTCAACCGCCTCGAGCCGCGAGGAAACCGTCGGATTCAGCAGCGAGAGTAACTAG